One genomic segment of Amycolatopsis granulosa includes these proteins:
- the nuoH gene encoding NADH-quinone oxidoreductase subunit NuoH: protein MSALLAQVPEQMTRAQLLADDPWWLVLLKTVVILLIGPLLTVFLIVWERKAIGRMQNRPGPNRVGPGGYFQSLADAIKLPFKEQIIPDGADRKVYFLAPVLSAVPALIALAAIPFGPQVSIFGEQTVLQLVDLPVGVLVILACSSVGVYGIVLAGWSSGSPYPLLGGLRSAAQVISYEIAMGLSIVGVVLYSQSMSTGDIVHAQAGGWYFYLLLPSFAIYLISMVGETNRAPFDLPEAESELVGGFHTEYSSMKFAMFFLAEYVNMVIVSAFATTLFLGGWMFPFVGLDSPLNRGWLPLIWFTIKLFALLFGFIWLRGTLPRFRYDQFMKLGWKVLVPANLVWILIITTIRAIRNNGGLTTAQILIGGAIVVVVAVAIALLVPEKKQAGGDSVPVTGGGFPLPPLDLRVPDVPERGAGKRGRRVAGRTSEPAQVGAGKEGSDGTV from the coding sequence ATGTCTGCGTTACTGGCCCAGGTTCCCGAGCAGATGACCCGGGCGCAGCTGCTGGCGGACGACCCGTGGTGGCTGGTCCTGCTCAAGACGGTCGTGATCCTGCTGATCGGTCCGCTGCTGACGGTGTTCCTCATCGTGTGGGAGCGCAAGGCGATCGGCCGGATGCAGAACCGGCCCGGCCCGAACCGCGTCGGCCCAGGTGGCTACTTCCAGTCCCTCGCGGACGCGATCAAGCTGCCGTTCAAGGAACAGATCATCCCGGACGGCGCCGACCGCAAGGTCTACTTCCTCGCCCCGGTGCTGTCCGCGGTACCGGCCCTGATCGCGCTGGCGGCCATCCCGTTCGGGCCGCAGGTGTCGATCTTCGGCGAGCAGACCGTGCTGCAGCTGGTCGACCTGCCGGTCGGGGTGCTGGTCATCCTGGCCTGCTCGTCGGTCGGGGTGTACGGGATCGTGCTGGCCGGGTGGTCGTCCGGGTCGCCGTACCCGCTGCTCGGCGGGTTGCGGTCGGCGGCGCAGGTGATCTCCTACGAGATCGCGATGGGCCTGTCGATCGTCGGCGTGGTGCTGTATTCGCAGTCGATGTCGACCGGCGACATCGTGCACGCGCAGGCCGGGGGCTGGTACTTCTACCTGCTGCTGCCGAGTTTCGCGATCTACCTGATCTCGATGGTCGGGGAGACGAACCGCGCGCCGTTCGACCTGCCGGAGGCGGAGTCGGAGCTGGTCGGCGGGTTCCACACCGAGTACTCGTCGATGAAGTTCGCGATGTTCTTCCTCGCCGAGTACGTGAACATGGTGATCGTGTCGGCGTTCGCGACGACGCTGTTCCTGGGCGGCTGGATGTTCCCGTTCGTCGGGCTCGACTCGCCGCTGAACCGGGGCTGGCTGCCGTTGATCTGGTTCACGATCAAGCTGTTCGCGCTGTTGTTCGGGTTCATCTGGCTGCGCGGCACGCTGCCGCGGTTCCGGTACGACCAGTTCATGAAGCTGGGCTGGAAGGTCCTGGTGCCGGCGAACCTGGTGTGGATCCTGATCATCACGACGATCCGCGCCATCCGGAACAACGGTGGCCTGACGACCGCTCAGATCCTGATCGGCGGTGCGATCGTCGTGGTCGTCGCGGTCGCGATCGCGCTGCTGGTGCCGGAGAAGAAGCAGGCCGGTGGCGATTCGGTGCCGGTCACCGGCGGTGGTTTCCCGTTGCCGCCGCTGGACCTGCGCGTGCCCGATGTGCCCGAACGGGGCGCGGGGAAGCGCGGGCGCCGGGTCGCCGGCCGGACTTCGGAGCCCGCGCAGGTGGGCGCCGGGAAGGAGGGTTCCGATGGGACTGTTTGA
- a CDS encoding NADH-quinone oxidoreductase subunit J — MVLAQAAQTVSTGEAVAFWILGPIALLGALGLIFARNAVHSALFLALTMFSLGILYMVQQAPFLGFTQIIVYTGAIMMLFLFVLMLVGRESSDSVVEVLRGQRLWGGILGIGIAGLLATALTRALANATPAPAPNGTPGGLGRLIFTDFLFPFELTSALLITAALGAMVLAFTEKRGHRTQKELVEARFRGEYERISPKPGPGVFATSHSVTTPAILPDGSVAPESLSTIIESTPTARLEAERKQVEGTEPEPGAHALVGKGDEE, encoded by the coding sequence ATGGTGCTGGCACAGGCCGCGCAAACGGTCTCCACCGGCGAGGCCGTCGCGTTCTGGATCCTCGGTCCGATCGCTCTCCTGGGCGCGCTCGGACTGATCTTCGCGCGCAACGCGGTGCACTCGGCGCTGTTCCTGGCCCTCACGATGTTCTCGCTGGGCATCCTCTACATGGTCCAGCAGGCACCGTTCCTCGGGTTCACCCAGATCATCGTCTACACCGGCGCGATCATGATGCTGTTCCTGTTCGTGCTGATGCTCGTCGGGCGGGAGAGTTCCGACTCGGTCGTCGAGGTGCTGCGCGGGCAGCGCCTGTGGGGTGGCATCCTCGGCATCGGCATCGCCGGGCTGCTGGCCACCGCGCTCACCCGGGCGCTCGCCAACGCCACCCCGGCCCCCGCGCCGAACGGCACGCCGGGCGGGCTCGGCCGGCTGATCTTCACCGACTTCCTGTTCCCGTTCGAGCTCACCTCGGCGCTGCTGATCACCGCCGCCCTCGGGGCGATGGTGCTGGCCTTCACCGAGAAACGCGGCCACCGCACACAGAAGGAACTGGTCGAGGCCCGGTTCCGCGGCGAGTACGAGCGCATCTCGCCCAAGCCCGGGCCGGGCGTGTTCGCCACCTCCCACTCGGTCACGACGCCCGCGATCCTGCCGGACGGCTCCGTCGCGCCCGAGTCGCTGTCCACGATCATCGAGTCCACACCCACCGCCCGGCTCGAAGCCGAGCGAAAGCAGGTCGAGGGCACCGAGCCGGAGCCCGGCGCCCACGCACTGGTCGGGAAGGGTGACGAGGAATGA
- the nuoK gene encoding NADH-quinone oxidoreductase subunit NuoK, protein MTPTYYLLLSALLFAIGAVGVLVRRNAIVVFMCIELMLNAVNLSLVTFSRINGGLHGQVMAFFVMVVAAAEVVVGLAIIMAIFRTRRSASVDDTNLLKY, encoded by the coding sequence ATGACCCCCACCTACTACCTGCTCCTTTCGGCCCTGTTGTTCGCCATCGGCGCGGTCGGCGTGCTGGTGCGGCGCAACGCCATCGTCGTGTTCATGTGCATCGAGCTGATGCTCAACGCCGTGAACCTGTCCCTGGTCACGTTCTCCCGCATCAACGGCGGGCTGCACGGCCAGGTGATGGCGTTCTTCGTGATGGTCGTCGCCGCCGCCGAGGTGGTCGTCGGCCTGGCGATCATCATGGCCATCTTCCGCACCCGCCGGTCGGCGTCGGTCGACGACACCAACCTGCTCAAGTACTGA
- the nuoL gene encoding NADH-quinone oxidoreductase subunit L: MIASSWLLVAFPALGALVLLAGGRRTDGWGHLLGCATVIASFVYGLVLFFGSDGHVTDTRMFTWIGVGSLQIDFGLRIDALSLVFVLLITGVGALIHIYSIGYMKEDRDRRRFFGYLNLFVASMLVLVLGNNFVTLYLGWEGVGLASYLLIGWYSDRPSAATAAKKAFLMNRVGDVGLALAIFLMFKYLGTVTYAGVFARIGDAPPAVITAIAILLLLGACGKSGQFPLQAWLPDAMEGPTPVSALIHAATMVTAGVYLVARANPIYNETEAGRLIVTLVGAVTLLIGCVIGCAYDDIKKVLAYSTVSQIGYMMLAVGLGPFGYALGIMHLLTHGFFKAGLFLGAGSVMHGMRDEVDMRRFGGLYRHMPITFVTFGLGYLALIGFPFLSGYFSKDAIIEAAFGQEGWRGWVFGLAAMLGAALTAFYMTRLMLLTFFGKERWRDLRTAEGEEYHPHESPPVMTAPMIVLAIGSVGAGAFFALGDRLSNWLAPALGELGEAGHTAIPHSLIPWITVVLSALGVLVAWLVVGRRDTPVERPENVSAVVKAARKDLYGNALNEALVATPGMWLTRFSVYLDSRGVDGAVNGLAAALGGGSGRLRRLQTGFVRSYALSMLAGSFVLVAALLMVRFS, translated from the coding sequence GTGATCGCATCATCGTGGCTGCTGGTCGCGTTCCCGGCCCTCGGCGCGCTCGTCCTGCTGGCCGGGGGCAGGCGCACCGACGGATGGGGACACCTGCTCGGCTGCGCGACCGTCATCGCGTCGTTCGTGTACGGCCTGGTGCTGTTCTTCGGCAGCGACGGGCACGTGACCGACACCCGGATGTTCACCTGGATCGGGGTCGGCTCCCTGCAGATCGACTTCGGACTGCGGATCGACGCGCTGTCACTCGTGTTCGTCCTGCTGATCACCGGGGTCGGTGCGCTGATCCACATCTACTCGATCGGCTACATGAAAGAGGACCGCGACCGCCGTCGCTTTTTCGGCTACCTGAACCTGTTCGTGGCCTCCATGCTGGTTCTGGTGCTGGGCAACAACTTCGTGACGCTCTACCTCGGCTGGGAGGGTGTCGGCCTGGCGTCGTACCTGCTGATCGGCTGGTACTCGGACCGCCCGTCCGCCGCGACCGCGGCGAAGAAGGCGTTCCTGATGAACCGCGTCGGTGACGTCGGGCTCGCGCTGGCGATCTTCCTGATGTTCAAGTACCTCGGCACGGTCACCTACGCCGGCGTGTTCGCCCGCATCGGCGACGCGCCGCCCGCGGTGATCACCGCGATCGCGATCCTGCTGCTGCTCGGTGCGTGCGGCAAGTCCGGTCAGTTCCCGCTCCAGGCGTGGCTCCCGGACGCGATGGAGGGCCCCACCCCGGTGTCCGCCCTGATCCACGCCGCCACGATGGTCACCGCCGGTGTGTACCTGGTCGCGCGGGCCAACCCGATCTACAACGAGACCGAGGCGGGACGCCTGATCGTCACCCTCGTCGGCGCGGTCACGCTGCTGATCGGGTGTGTCATCGGCTGCGCCTACGACGACATCAAGAAGGTGCTCGCGTACTCGACCGTCAGCCAGATCGGCTACATGATGCTCGCCGTCGGGCTCGGGCCGTTCGGCTACGCGCTGGGCATCATGCACCTGCTCACGCACGGCTTCTTCAAGGCCGGGCTGTTCCTCGGCGCCGGGTCGGTCATGCACGGCATGCGCGACGAGGTCGACATGCGCAGGTTCGGCGGCCTGTACCGGCACATGCCGATCACGTTCGTCACCTTCGGGCTCGGTTACCTGGCGCTCATCGGTTTCCCCTTCCTGTCCGGCTACTTCTCCAAGGACGCGATCATCGAGGCCGCGTTCGGCCAGGAGGGCTGGCGCGGCTGGGTGTTCGGTCTCGCCGCGATGCTCGGCGCCGCGCTGACCGCCTTCTACATGACCCGGCTGATGCTGCTCACCTTCTTCGGCAAGGAACGCTGGCGCGACCTGCGCACCGCCGAGGGCGAGGAGTACCACCCGCACGAGTCGCCGCCGGTGATGACCGCGCCGATGATCGTGCTGGCCATCGGTTCGGTCGGCGCGGGCGCGTTCTTCGCCCTCGGCGACCGGCTGTCGAACTGGCTCGCCCCCGCACTCGGTGAGCTCGGTGAGGCCGGGCACACCGCGATCCCGCACTCGCTCATCCCGTGGATCACGGTCGTGCTCTCCGCGCTCGGCGTGCTGGTCGCCTGGCTCGTCGTCGGCCGCCGCGACACCCCGGTCGAGCGGCCCGAGAACGTCTCGGCCGTCGTCAAGGCGGCCCGCAAGGACCTCTACGGCAACGCGCTGAACGAGGCGCTGGTGGCGACCCCGGGCATGTGGCTCACCCGGTTCTCGGTCTACCTCGACAGCCGGGGCGTCGACGGTGCGGTCAACGGCCTCGCCGCCGCGCTCGGCGGCGGATCCGGGCGGCTGCGCAGGCTGCAGACCGGGTTCGTCCGCTCCTACGCCCTGTCGATGCTGGCCGGCTCGTTCGTCCTCGTCGCCGCACTGCTGATGGTGAGGTTCTCATGA
- the nuoI gene encoding NADH-quinone oxidoreductase subunit NuoI has protein sequence MGLFDPIKGFGVTFGTMFKKVATEEYPEIGAPAAPRYHGRHQLNRHPDGLEKCVGCELCAWACPADAIFVEGGDNTEDARYSPGERYGKDYQINYLRCIGCGLCIEACPTRSLTMINFYELADDDRQKLIWTKEDLLAPLLPGMEQPPHPMRLGDNEQDYYVHGPELARGRGVPAGETVETSREEAIQ, from the coding sequence ATGGGACTGTTTGACCCCATCAAGGGTTTCGGCGTCACTTTCGGCACGATGTTCAAGAAGGTGGCGACGGAGGAGTACCCGGAGATCGGTGCCCCGGCCGCGCCGCGCTACCACGGCCGGCACCAGCTCAACCGGCATCCGGACGGGCTGGAGAAGTGCGTCGGCTGCGAGTTGTGCGCGTGGGCGTGCCCGGCGGACGCGATCTTCGTCGAGGGCGGTGACAACACCGAGGACGCGCGCTACTCGCCCGGTGAGCGGTACGGCAAGGACTACCAGATCAACTACCTGCGGTGCATCGGCTGCGGCCTGTGCATCGAAGCCTGCCCGACGCGCAGCCTGACGATGATCAACTTCTACGAGCTGGCCGACGACGACCGCCAGAAGCTGATCTGGACCAAGGAGGACCTGCTGGCGCCGCTCCTGCCGGGCATGGAGCAACCGCCGCACCCGATGCGCCTGGGCGACAACGAGCAGGACTACTACGTGCACGGCCCGGAACTGGCCCGCGGCCGCGGAGTCCCGGCCGGCGAGACCGTGGAAACCTCCCGCGAGGAGGCGATCCAATGA
- the nuoN gene encoding NADH-quinone oxidoreductase subunit NuoN: MPGILAQQGHISAPHIDYGAILPVLIVLGAACVSVLFEAFLPRHLRWPSQVLLSLAGLAAAGIALAVYVSGSPVQGLTTLSGAVSVDKPALFLWGTLLALALPAILLIADRSVEPGGAFVAQAAIRPGTVQDRAQVGSTGMQTEVFPLALFALGGMMTFCAANDLLTMFIALEVLSLPLYLMCGLARRRRLLSQEAAVKYFLLGAFSSAFFLYGLALLYGYAGSVKLADIAGAAAGSDRSDLLLFAGMGLLVVGLLFKGSVGPFHTWTPDVYQGAPTPVTAFMAACTKVAAFGGILRVLTVGFESTSWEWRGVLWAVAIISMAVGAVLGLTQTDVKRMIAYSSIAHAGFLLVGVLAMTGQGLSGTLFYLLAYGFTTLAAFGVVSLVRDAKGEATHLSAWAGLAKRSPVLAGVFTFLLLALAGIPLTSGFVGKFVVFSAALRDGMAPLVVIALVFSAVAAFFYLRVVVLMYFSKPAPDGPTVTVPGAFTTAAITLGVIITLLLGVAPAFALDWAGAGAFAF; the protein is encoded by the coding sequence ATGCCCGGGATTCTGGCCCAGCAGGGGCACATCTCCGCACCCCACATCGACTACGGCGCGATTCTGCCGGTGCTGATCGTGCTCGGCGCGGCGTGCGTCAGCGTGCTGTTCGAGGCGTTCCTGCCCCGGCACCTGCGGTGGCCGTCGCAGGTGCTGCTCAGCCTCGCCGGGCTCGCCGCCGCCGGGATCGCGCTCGCGGTGTACGTCAGCGGCTCGCCCGTTCAGGGTCTCACCACGCTCAGCGGTGCCGTGTCGGTCGACAAGCCGGCGCTGTTCCTGTGGGGCACGCTGCTCGCGCTCGCGCTGCCCGCGATCCTGCTGATCGCGGACCGTTCGGTCGAGCCCGGCGGGGCGTTCGTCGCGCAGGCCGCGATCCGGCCGGGCACCGTGCAGGACCGGGCCCAGGTCGGCTCCACCGGGATGCAGACCGAGGTCTTCCCGCTGGCGCTGTTCGCGCTGGGCGGGATGATGACGTTCTGCGCGGCCAACGACCTGCTCACCATGTTCATCGCGCTCGAGGTGCTGAGCCTGCCGCTGTACCTGATGTGCGGCCTGGCCCGGCGCCGGCGCCTGCTGTCGCAAGAGGCGGCGGTCAAGTACTTCCTCCTCGGGGCGTTCTCGTCGGCGTTCTTCCTCTACGGGCTCGCATTGCTGTACGGCTACGCGGGTTCGGTGAAGCTGGCCGACATCGCCGGCGCGGCGGCCGGCTCGGATCGTTCGGACTTGCTGCTGTTCGCGGGCATGGGTCTCCTCGTGGTCGGGTTGTTGTTCAAGGGCTCGGTCGGCCCGTTCCACACCTGGACGCCGGACGTCTACCAGGGCGCGCCGACCCCGGTCACCGCCTTCATGGCGGCCTGCACGAAGGTCGCCGCGTTCGGCGGCATCCTGCGGGTGCTCACCGTCGGTTTCGAGTCGACCAGCTGGGAGTGGCGCGGCGTGTTGTGGGCGGTCGCGATCATCTCGATGGCGGTCGGCGCCGTGCTCGGCCTGACCCAGACCGACGTCAAGCGCATGATCGCCTACTCGTCCATCGCGCACGCCGGCTTCCTGCTCGTCGGCGTGCTCGCGATGACCGGCCAGGGCCTGTCCGGAACGCTGTTCTACCTGCTGGCCTACGGCTTCACCACGCTCGCCGCGTTCGGGGTGGTCTCCCTCGTGCGCGACGCCAAGGGCGAGGCCACGCACCTGTCCGCGTGGGCCGGCCTGGCCAAGCGGTCGCCCGTGCTGGCGGGGGTGTTCACCTTCCTCCTCCTCGCTCTGGCCGGGATCCCGCTGACCAGCGGGTTCGTCGGCAAGTTCGTCGTGTTCTCGGCGGCACTGCGGGACGGCATGGCGCCCCTGGTGGTGATCGCGCTGGTGTTCAGCGCCGTCGCGGCGTTCTTCTACCTGCGGGTGGTCGTGCTCATGTACTTCTCTAAGCCGGCCCCCGACGGGCCCACCGTGACGGTGCCGGGCGCGTTCACCACCGCGGCGATCACGCTCGGCGTGATCATCACGCTGCTGCTCGGGGTCGCCCCCGCGTTCGCGCTCGACTGGGCGGGGGCAGGGGCCTTCGCGTTCTGA
- a CDS encoding NADH-quinone oxidoreductase subunit M: MTWVLALILWPLAGACVVTGLRRNDRLATVTAVVFSLVELAMIIPTWATYHPGGPRLQHTSSMDWIPSFGVHISFGIDGIALVMIAVIAFLVPIVIGALGTADKLPQDRSAGGFLALILVQEAITIAVFAATDVFLFYVLFEIMLIPMYFLIGGYGGANRQYAAVKFFLYSFLGGLIMLASAIGAYSLAADKLGHGTFDWATLVTVVRDAPASTQIWLFLGFFLAFAIKAPLVPFHTWLPDAAGEAPIGVAVLLVGVLDKVGTFGFLRYCLPMFPQASKDLAPLVLVLAVIGVLYGSILAAGQQDMKRFVAYVSIAHFGFIALGIFAFTQQATVGAVTYMLNHSLATGMLIVVLGLVIARGGSTRISDYGGMYKLTPLLGGMLLIAGLSTLSLPGTNSFVSEFLVLLGAFETQPVYSILATVGMVLAAAYVLWLYQRLMNGPVRGTALVGAGGGPGAAIAPELGARRTIRDLGGRELAILVPMAVLVIGLGFYPQPVLDTVTPSVDATLSALNGGQ, encoded by the coding sequence ATGACCTGGGTACTGGCCCTCATCCTCTGGCCGCTGGCCGGCGCGTGCGTGGTCACCGGGCTGCGCCGCAACGACCGGCTCGCCACCGTCACCGCCGTGGTGTTCTCCCTCGTCGAGCTGGCGATGATCATCCCGACGTGGGCGACGTACCACCCCGGTGGCCCCCGTCTGCAGCACACCAGCTCGATGGACTGGATCCCGAGCTTCGGCGTGCACATCTCCTTCGGGATCGACGGCATCGCCCTGGTGATGATCGCCGTGATCGCCTTCCTGGTGCCGATCGTCATCGGCGCGCTCGGCACGGCGGACAAGCTGCCGCAGGACCGCAGCGCGGGTGGCTTCCTCGCGTTGATCCTGGTGCAGGAAGCCATCACCATCGCGGTGTTCGCCGCGACCGACGTGTTCCTGTTCTACGTGCTGTTCGAGATCATGCTGATCCCGATGTACTTCCTCATCGGCGGCTACGGCGGTGCGAACCGGCAGTACGCGGCGGTCAAGTTCTTCCTGTACTCCTTTCTCGGCGGTCTGATCATGCTGGCCTCGGCGATCGGGGCCTACTCGCTCGCCGCCGACAAGCTGGGGCACGGCACCTTCGACTGGGCCACGCTGGTGACGGTGGTCCGGGACGCGCCGGCGAGCACCCAGATCTGGTTGTTCCTCGGGTTCTTCCTGGCGTTCGCGATCAAGGCGCCGCTCGTGCCGTTCCACACCTGGCTCCCCGACGCGGCGGGTGAGGCACCCATCGGCGTCGCCGTGCTGCTGGTCGGTGTGCTGGACAAGGTCGGCACGTTCGGGTTCCTGCGCTACTGCCTGCCGATGTTCCCGCAGGCCAGCAAGGACCTGGCACCGCTGGTGCTGGTGCTCGCCGTGATCGGGGTGCTCTACGGCTCGATCCTCGCCGCCGGGCAGCAGGACATGAAGCGCTTCGTCGCCTACGTCTCCATCGCCCACTTCGGGTTCATCGCCCTGGGCATCTTCGCCTTCACCCAGCAGGCGACCGTCGGTGCGGTCACCTACATGCTCAACCACAGCCTCGCGACCGGCATGCTGATCGTGGTGCTGGGCCTGGTGATCGCCCGCGGCGGTTCCACCCGGATCTCCGACTACGGCGGGATGTACAAGCTCACCCCGTTGCTGGGCGGCATGCTGCTCATCGCCGGTCTGTCCACTTTGTCCCTCCCCGGTACCAACTCGTTCGTCAGTGAGTTCCTGGTGCTGCTGGGCGCGTTCGAGACCCAGCCGGTGTACTCGATCCTCGCCACCGTCGGCATGGTGCTCGCCGCGGCGTACGTGCTCTGGCTGTACCAGCGCCTGATGAACGGTCCGGTGCGGGGGACCGCGCTGGTCGGCGCCGGAGGCGGCCCGGGCGCCGCCATCGCCCCGGAGCTGGGCGCCCGGCGGACCATCCGGGACCTCGGCGGCCGGGAGCTGGCGATCCTGGTGCCGATGGCCGTGCTGGTCATCGGCCTCGGCTTCTACCCCCAACCCGTGCTGGACACGGTGACCCCGTCGGTCGACGCGACGCTTTCCGCACTCAACGGAGGCCAGTGA
- a CDS encoding polyprenyl synthetase family protein, translating into MRHRGSTIEELRGSVGLQIADEQLLRTLAAGLDDVEKLLRDTARSEVRAVHDAASHLVEAGGKRFRPLMTLLAGEFGEGNHQDVVIAAAAVELVHLATLYHDDVMDEATMRRGAPSVNARWTNSIAILTGDFLFAHASRLVSDLGTDAARILAETFSELVTGQMRETVGPGEGDDPVDHYLSVIAQKTGSLIATSGRFGAMMSGAKPEAIRAMQRFGEIVGTAFQISDDIIDIASPSHESGKTPGTDLREGVRTLPMLYALADPDTDPRLVELLDGPVTDDDLVEEALTLLRSSSGLDRAMGTLSDYAQQARAELASLPAGPARDACESVANYLVARTR; encoded by the coding sequence GTGCGGCACCGGGGTAGCACGATCGAGGAGCTGCGCGGGAGCGTGGGCCTGCAGATCGCCGATGAGCAGCTGCTGCGCACGCTGGCCGCCGGCCTCGATGACGTCGAGAAGCTGCTGCGCGACACCGCCCGCAGCGAGGTGCGCGCCGTCCACGACGCCGCATCGCACCTGGTCGAGGCCGGTGGCAAACGCTTCCGTCCGCTGATGACCCTGCTCGCCGGCGAGTTCGGCGAGGGCAACCACCAAGACGTCGTGATCGCCGCCGCCGCCGTCGAACTGGTGCACCTGGCCACGCTGTACCACGACGACGTCATGGACGAGGCGACGATGCGCCGGGGCGCGCCCAGCGTCAACGCCCGCTGGACCAACAGCATCGCCATCCTGACCGGCGACTTCCTGTTCGCGCACGCCTCGCGGCTGGTGTCCGACCTGGGCACCGACGCCGCCCGCATCCTCGCCGAGACCTTCAGCGAGCTGGTCACCGGCCAGATGCGGGAGACCGTGGGCCCGGGCGAGGGCGACGACCCGGTCGACCACTACCTCAGCGTCATCGCCCAGAAGACGGGTTCGCTGATCGCCACCTCCGGCCGCTTCGGGGCGATGATGTCCGGTGCGAAGCCCGAGGCGATCCGGGCGATGCAGCGGTTCGGCGAGATCGTCGGCACCGCCTTCCAGATCTCCGACGACATCATCGACATCGCCTCGCCGTCCCACGAGTCCGGCAAGACGCCGGGCACCGATCTGCGGGAAGGCGTGCGGACCCTGCCGATGCTGTACGCGCTGGCCGACCCGGACACCGACCCCCGCCTGGTCGAGCTGCTGGACGGCCCGGTCACCGACGACGACCTGGTCGAGGAGGCCCTGACGCTGCTGCGGTCCTCCAGCGGCCTGGACCGCGCCATGGGCACCCTGTCGGACTACGCTCAGCAGGCGAGGGCCGAGCTGGCCTCCCTGCCTGCCGGGCCCGCGCGGGACGCGTGCGAATCCGTCGCGAATTACCTGGTCGCGCGGACGCGGTGA